A genomic region of Papaver somniferum cultivar HN1 chromosome 7, ASM357369v1, whole genome shotgun sequence contains the following coding sequences:
- the LOC113300094 gene encoding myb-related protein 305-like: MDKRPCSSQESEVRKGPWTMEEDMILINYIANHGEGVWNSLARSAGLNRTGKSCRLRWLNYLRPDVRRGNITPEEQLLIMELHAKWGNRWSKIARHLPGRTDNEIKNFWRTKIQKHMKQPGDNSSQNPGQTSTDLQHCGGASTSTQTSTTEDGVENYSPIYTADHHLHQHLHHNHPSFPPNTLPPPETNNENFWGMEDLWSMQLLNGD; encoded by the exons atGGATAAAAGACCTTGCAGTTCTCAAGAATCTGAAGTAAGAAAAGGTCCATGGACTATGGAAGAAGACATGATTTTAATAAACTATATAGCAAATCACGGAGAAGGTGTTTGGAACTCACTTGCTAGATCAGCTG GTCTCAACCGTACTGGGAAGAGTTGCCGTCTTCGCTGGCTCAACTACTTGAGACCCGATGTTCGGAGGGGTAATATAACACCTGAAGAACAACTCCTGATCATGGAATTACATGCTAAGTGGGGAAATAG GTGGTCAAAAATTGCGAGGCACCTACCGGGAAGAACTGATAACGAGATAAAGAATTTTTGGAGGACAAAAATCCAAAAGCATATGAAACAACCAGGTGATAACTCGTCACAAAATCCTGGACAAACTAGTACCGATTTACAACATTGCGGTGGGGCCAGCACAAGTACTCAAACATCTACGACGGAAGACGGTGTCGAAAATTATTCACCAATTTATACAGCCGATCACCATCTTCATCAACACCTTCACCATAACCATCCAAGTTTTCCCCCGAATACATTACCACCCCCGGAAACTAACAATGAAAACTTTTGGGGTATGGAGGATTTATGGTCTATGCAGTTACTTAATGGTGATTAA